One part of the Stigmatopora argus isolate UIUO_Sarg chromosome 8, RoL_Sarg_1.0, whole genome shotgun sequence genome encodes these proteins:
- the tbxa2r gene encoding thromboxane A2 receptor isoform X2 gives MNASTQPSSNNTPLCYTINNPPFNYVPTIASAYYSSIFTLLGVSSNLIAFVVLVKSFQRTKSSSRSSFLIFLGGLVVTDFMGLAVTGTIVISFHNTHFNWRALDPHCHFCNFMGMSMVFYGLCPLLLGAAMALERFIGIAHPFARTTLPKSRTVFMLLLVWFIAGCIALLPLAGVGSYHMQMPGSWCFFNISSEGSDLIFSVLFSMVGLTCLAVSFVLNTVSVVTLIKVCCVRDKMQRPRDQEIEMMVQLILIMAIATICWCPMLIYVLVNSWTAEAIKDESLLLYIRLATCNQIFDPWIYIICHISRLRYLLHKLC, from the exons ATGAACGCATCCACCCAACCAAGCTCCAACAACACCCCACTCTGCTACACTATTAACAATCCTCCATTCAACTATGTGCCCACCATTGCCTCAGCCTATTACTCATCCATCTTCACCCTCCTGGGAGTCTCCTCCAACCTCATCGCTTTTGTGGTTCTCGTCAAGTCGTTCCAGCGGACTAAGAGCAGCTCTCGCTCTTCCTTCCTCATTTTCCTGGGCGGCCTAGTTGTCACAGACTTCATGGGTCTAGCGGTCACAGGCACCATTGTTATCTCCTTTCACAATACCCATTTCAACTGGCGTGCTTTAGACCCACACTGTCACTTTTGCAACTTCATGGGCATGTCCATGGTTTTCTACGGACTATGCCCATTATTGCTTGGTGCCGCTATGGCTTTGGAGCGCTTCATTGGCATCGCCCATCCATTTGCACGTACCACCCTTCCCAAAAGTAGAACAGTCTTCATGTTGTTGCTGGTGTGGTTTATTGCCGGCTGCATAGCGTTGTTACCTCTGGCAGGTGTTGGAAGCTACCACATGCAAATGCCTGGCTCCTGGTGTTTTTTCAATATTAGCTCAGAGGGCAGTGACCTGATATTTTCAGTGCTCTTCTCCATGGTGGGGTTAACGTGTCTTGCTGTGTCCTTTGTGTTGAACACCGTGAGTGTTGTGACGCTCATCAAGGTGTGCTGTGTAAGGGATAAGATGCAACGTCCCCGAGACCAAGAAATAGAAATGATGGTTCAGCTCATCCTGATAATGGCTATTGCTACCATCTGCTGGTGTCCAATGCTG ATTTATGTTCTGGTGAACTCTTGGACTGCAGAAGCCATTAAAGATGAAAGTCTTTTGTTGTACATACGCTTGGCCACCTGCAATCAGATATTCGACCCCTGGATATACATCATCTGTCACATTTCCCGATTAAG GTATTTATTGCACAAACTGTGCTGA
- the tbxa2r gene encoding thromboxane A2 receptor isoform X1 gives MNASTQPSSNNTPLCYTINNPPFNYVPTIASAYYSSIFTLLGVSSNLIAFVVLVKSFQRTKSSSRSSFLIFLGGLVVTDFMGLAVTGTIVISFHNTHFNWRALDPHCHFCNFMGMSMVFYGLCPLLLGAAMALERFIGIAHPFARTTLPKSRTVFMLLLVWFIAGCIALLPLAGVGSYHMQMPGSWCFFNISSEGSDLIFSVLFSMVGLTCLAVSFVLNTVSVVTLIKVCCVRDKMQRPRDQEIEMMVQLILIMAIATICWCPMLVFIAQTVLRGHPVQVLYLLLWLRFASWNQILDPWVYILFRRAILKRVYSRIDWSKWSTLNRSLRESFSIFTHSSSFGRSLSTGETEPSEKLNETPNTP, from the exons ATGAACGCATCCACCCAACCAAGCTCCAACAACACCCCACTCTGCTACACTATTAACAATCCTCCATTCAACTATGTGCCCACCATTGCCTCAGCCTATTACTCATCCATCTTCACCCTCCTGGGAGTCTCCTCCAACCTCATCGCTTTTGTGGTTCTCGTCAAGTCGTTCCAGCGGACTAAGAGCAGCTCTCGCTCTTCCTTCCTCATTTTCCTGGGCGGCCTAGTTGTCACAGACTTCATGGGTCTAGCGGTCACAGGCACCATTGTTATCTCCTTTCACAATACCCATTTCAACTGGCGTGCTTTAGACCCACACTGTCACTTTTGCAACTTCATGGGCATGTCCATGGTTTTCTACGGACTATGCCCATTATTGCTTGGTGCCGCTATGGCTTTGGAGCGCTTCATTGGCATCGCCCATCCATTTGCACGTACCACCCTTCCCAAAAGTAGAACAGTCTTCATGTTGTTGCTGGTGTGGTTTATTGCCGGCTGCATAGCGTTGTTACCTCTGGCAGGTGTTGGAAGCTACCACATGCAAATGCCTGGCTCCTGGTGTTTTTTCAATATTAGCTCAGAGGGCAGTGACCTGATATTTTCAGTGCTCTTCTCCATGGTGGGGTTAACGTGTCTTGCTGTGTCCTTTGTGTTGAACACCGTGAGTGTTGTGACGCTCATCAAGGTGTGCTGTGTAAGGGATAAGATGCAACGTCCCCGAGACCAAGAAATAGAAATGATGGTTCAGCTCATCCTGATAATGGCTATTGCTACCATCTGCTGGTGTCCAATGCTG GTATTTATTGCACAAACTGTGCTGAGAGGCCATCCTGTCCAGGTCTTATACCTTCTGCTGTGGCTACGCTTTGCCTCCTGGAACCAGATCTTGGATCCATGGGTTTACATCCTGTTTCGCCGGGCGATATTAAAGAGAGTCTACTCACGAATTGACTGGTCCAAATGGTCTACTTTAAACCGATCTTTGAGAGAATCCTTTTCCATATTCACTCATTCTTCTTCATTTGGAAGATCCCTTAGCACAGGGGAAACAGAACCAAgtgaaaaactaaatgaaac